In Betta splendens chromosome 1, fBetSpl5.4, whole genome shotgun sequence, the genomic stretch CCTCTGGCTGTTCATGTAGGGTCTGCAGCCCAGAGTCCAGACGGTGTTGAACAACGTGTCTGCTACTGATTCACATgctgaggagagaagaggacaCAGTCAGAGACATGATGAGAACAAGGGGAATGGGCTCAGTGGAGGTGAACAACCTTCAACTTTTGACACGAAGCCAAGACTCTTCTTGAGGTCAGAACAGATGCTGTGCAGACACCAGCGGAACTTGGAGTCGCAGCGGTACTTGTTAGAACCGCAGGTGTCGTAGCATATGTCCAGCTGATTGCAGCACTTGGTCATGGCAGGGATGCCCACGTCCATCTAGAGCACAGCAAACGTGGTTAAAGTGTCCATCCATGTCTTTGACAACAAAAAGCAACATGTCAAATGTAAAGGGTTGGGTTTCACACAGTTCAGAAGTCATTATGTTAGTCGTGACTCACGAACCCCTTCTGGAACAGGAAGTCCAAAGAAGTAGGAGCTGCATCCGTCAGGTTCTGGCATCTGGTAGCCagaacgaggaagaggagctttGCCTGAGAGGAAGGGCAAAGCAGAGCATGAGGCACCGTTTAGGTCATGTTTGAGAGAACAGCTTATCTgaaaaccaggaaaaacacagttAATGATTTTGATTCATATTCCTGAGTCACAGTATGAAACCCGTCTTGTCGTATGGAGGTCACAGTTCATTTCATGGCCCCCTCCCAGGTGATAACAAACATGATGAGTCAAAGACTTATATCAGTAAGTACTAAATATTATTAAGGTACAAGGGTCTCTGCACTAAAAGCCCAAAGAAAAACTTTTAGATTAAACCAGTTTAAACTGTCAACATTTCCTGATTATTATCAGGTAGTAGATATTTTTTCATAGTCCAATAAACAAGCACTTGCAGATATAGATTTTCCTCCGTGAACTTTTTAATAAGTTGCCAATCATCCACAATGATGTAAATAGTATcaaattagcatttttaaaacTTCAAAATAGGTGATAACAGGAAAACGTACTCCTtcagtataaataataataatctataacTAATGATATAAATATGAGGACAGTATCAGTCCAGGTAAAGTCCACCTCTAGACATCTTGACCAGCTCACCGTATCTACAGCGGTATTGGCACAATCCATCGCGTCCGCCCATGAACTCCAGCATTGAATCAAAGTAGCCGCTAACAGCTTCAAAGCTGCCTCTGATGGAGTTCAGGCCCcactcctcgtcctcctgcaggCCATCGGAGACCGGCCCGGGCGGTGGTGGTGTGGCCGAACCCTCGGCCTCCTGACTGGCAGCACTGTGAATGAACAGGCCCAGCAGGAGGGGAGCCAGAAGAGTCCAGCGGGTCATCCTGGGTCTCAGCACCACGGAGTTGGGCTTTAAGGACTGACAGGgacacacaggctgcactgCACTCACAGCAGCCGcgctgaagctgtgtgtgctcgCCTGAACTTTGAGCCCCACACACTGATGGCCTCATATGTGGAGGAACAAAGTTCACCTTCTATCTCGTCTTTTTAATGTGAGCTGTTATCATTCTGACTGATTAATCAGATACACAGTTAGCTTGTCGCTAATGACTCAACccattttatttacatgtttgaTAGAAATAACAAactcaatatatttttttatatttagttgTAAAATGGTTGTGCTGCCTGCAGTCAGAGTCCCTACATAATATTAATGTGTTTGGTTAATAAAACTATTACTATACTATAATATTTtggtaaataaaattatgtatcatgaaataaaaaaatccagaTCATGCAGATTCTCTGTGCCTGCTGCTGTTACGTTACTGCTACAGGGTACGACTACTGTGACTACTGCTTATAGCACTATAAAATGCTAGGGTTggtttgattgattgattgattgattgattgattgattgattgattgattgattgattgattgattgattgatacaCTCCCCACTTGTAGAACTATATTCCTTTTCCAATAAATAGATATAATAGTTTGAGTTTCGCATAGCATACATTTACACTTAATATCACCTAAAGCTTAGGATTTACTAACATTACTAACAGCAATGTTCTTTTGCAGTGTAACATTAATCGGGAGGTTGTCTGTATACCACTTTGATTATTTGTCATTGTCAATCAGCCTTATCAATAAGAAACTGCAAAAGTCATttaattgaattattaattcGTCTGTGAATTACCAGAGGTGATCTGATTGGGTAGATCAGCTAACGTAGCTACAGTAAAAGGCTTTTTCTGTAAGGGGTAACCTCtccaaacacatttctactaTTTAGACTATTGTGTACAGTTTTTTGTAATtacttaaaaacattttaaaacaactgctggaagtcccccccccccggctaATATGTAGTACAGTCCACGGTGACGTTTGCGTCAAACACGGAAATAGAGCGGAATGATGTATTTATGTTTGTAGTCAGTCGAAATGTAGCAGCCACGTGAGTCACCGCGGTCACGCCGTTAGTTAAACACATCTACGTTATAACATGTTAGAAATAAAAGCGTAGTGTGAGCTTGACGGCAGACGGCTCTGCGCATGCGCCGATAGTTAGCTTAGCGTCCGGTGCGTGTTGCTAAAAGCGTTAGCTTCGTTTGCTGTGATACTTTTTacacagagcaaacaaaacCCGAAATAATTACAATGGCTTTCGCAAACCTGTTCACGAAGCTGTCCGTCATTAGTGAAGACGTCAAAGGTCCCGGTGAAGCAGCGTTTAccttcaggtttgtgtttgtcagctgTGACGTCAGATGGAACAGTTAATGAGAAAAGCTTCTGCAACTTATTACTGGTGCTGTTTTATAGGAACCAGTGTGGAAATGATGGAAAAAGCAATGCCAGAAAGCGTAAACCCAAGGCCGAACGGAGCGGCCCTTATTGGAAGGTAGGTTAGAGTTTACTTATAGGATGTAATTACTTCATTAGTTTAAGATTGATGTTTCTGTTTGAGCTATTATTACTGTAAATCAATAGAGCTCAAAAGTTTTTGCTGTTGTCACTCCTCAGAAGCAACGTTATCAAGATCACAGAATGGAAACTTTCAATACCACCTCCTATGAGTACTCTGGCTGGAAGGCCATGCATTCCAATTGGCAGAACACTGGCAAAGAACCTGCAAGGATTGGATTTACTACAGAAAACAACCACCAACACAACGCTGACCACACTGACAAGTATCAGAAAGGTCCCAATTATACaactaaaaataaatggaatgtCTGCAACAGTCAGCAACGGGAGAGAGGGAAGACAAAGAAAGGGCAGAAACATCTGAATCATGGGAAGgataaaaggaaaaatacaaaGGAAGATGGTCGTCATCAGACAAGAGGGAATTTAAAAAGAGGTGGGAAACATAACAAAGGCACACGGATGAGCAAGGTACATAGCAATACTGTGTTGCAGTTTAAATCATAATCACGCTGTCCTTCTAAATGAAGGAAGAATCTGTTTTGTGAATGTTTATCTTCTCTTCCTAGGATGTTAAAGTCAAATTTGTAAGGTCCATGACAGAAGAATTCAAAGAGCAGAATGCCTTATCATTTGGTGGTCAGTTAATTTGTCGACATCACCTGTGGGGAAGGTGCGTCAAGGTAGGCAGCGCCAACACTAACGAGTTAAAGTTACCTGTGCTGTAGGTTTGAAGCTGTTTTATCAGCGTTTGTgaaggtaatttccccatttgATTGGATGCAGGGTGACGACTGCCAGCTGGCGCATATTCAGGGTTGCAACGATCTCCTCAAAGAAGCTTGCAAGTTTTACATTCAGGGATGCTGCACCAAAGGGGAGAGCTGCCCATACATGCACAATATCCTTCAGCTTAACTGCAGCAATGTGGTGCTTCCCGTCAAAGAGCTTTAAGCTGACAGTTGTTTTCCTCAACCAGTTCTCACAGTCCTTTCCCTGCAAGTTCTTCCACAGTAAAGGAAAATGTTATCAAGATGCCTGTTGCAGGTTTTCCCATGAACCACTCAACGAGGTCACTAAAAGACTCTTAGATGAGGTGTGTAACTTTAATCTTAAAGATAAATGGTAAATGCTTTAAATGCAAAGCTATGTGCTGAACGCACAGACGTCTGTTACTGCAGGTGTTAAAGCGGGACACTGAGTATGAGCTTGCCagcaaagctgagcaggagctgTCAGAACATCCAGCCAAGGCCGACGAATGTGAAATTACAGATACAAACACGGCCTCTGATGTACTAACACAACCTGTGAGGTATGTACACACAAACCTGGCCTGGTCACTGTGATTCAAGTAGCACTCATAAAACcacatgattttatttttaggcCTAACTTTTACAACAGCGACCAACTAAATGCTGAGAAGGAAGCTTTGCTGCATCAGGACGATACAGCTTTAAATAACACGGAGGAAACTTGCCCATCCCAGCTTCACAACTCTCCACCTCGTGAATCTGTTCAGGACGAACCAGTTTGTTATTCAGTTGAAGCAGTCCTTGGACGCCAGCATTTCAAACCGTTCCCCAGTTTCATCACAACTCATCTGGGTCAGGACTCTGCCTCTCCCCCTTCATCTGAGTTCACTTCAAAGTCTGTAGACCAAAGTGAAGTTCCTTACTCAGTCAATGCTGTTCTCAGGTCATATAAATCAGCAGAGAATTCCACCATGGGCTACACAGCTTCCCTTCCAGCTTCACAAACTGAATGTGAGGAAGTGACAGAAGTGTCACCCCAACAAGATCACGctgctctgctttcacagacCTGTTCTGATCCTACTCTGGTGTCTGGGGATCAGACAAAGCAAGCGGGCGAAATCCCAGATTCCCCTAAAGCCGAGCAAAGTGTTTCTCATCAAGTTAATTCGGGgttgttgcatttatttttaccGAGGGCAGAAAAGTCCTCAAAAAGTAAAAGAGACATTAAAGAAGGCACTCTTCTTCAAGATGTTACATGTTCTCGAGGCAGTAAAGGCAAAAGCCTGACGCCCAAACATGTTACACACCTGAGGCCTCATGTCTCTGCTCAGACGTCTGTACCTCGGGCCTCTGTGAGGCCTATTGCTTCCTCCACATGTTTGTCTCAGTCTAGCATTGGAGTTGCTGTTTCAGCGGAACCTGATACCGGCTCTGATAGGACAGCTGATTCTGGAAACTCTGCCCCTTGCTTTGttaaaactgctgctgaacCAGACAGAACTTCTACTCGATCCTTCTTGGACCTTTTCGCTgcccctcttcttcctgctcccgTCCCATCTCAGCCCCAGGCCCATGAATtagcctctgcctcctgttctcaAGAGTCCAATTGCTCCGTCAGTGTATCTCATTTAACAGACTCCAGACTAAGTGCTGTTGATTCAAACATGTCCCACCAACGTCAGGCAAACATTGATGAAACCTCTCATAGGCCATCGTCTCCTAAATTCACCACTagtcctaaaaataaaaatggcaaGTCTTTGAATCAATGTGAAGAGTCACCGGTGGATTCAACCTGTGACCCCTGCGATTCCTCCAGTCCAACGTCCTACAAAGGTAGGTGTACTGTATGCATATGCACTTTTGAAAGCTGTACAGCTGACACATCATGGTGTTATTTATCGTTTAGGATCTACAGCAGCACCCGCTACAAATTCAATTTTAAAATCCCTTTTTCTGAGTCTGAAGCCGTACCAGCAGGACGGAGAACCACAGGACGGTCTTCAACTTGGTGGCCCCTCAGGTACAGCTGTTCAGCCTCTCAATGTTACTTATCTTTCATGCACAGTCATCCTAGTAGAACTGACAGTGATAGTTTACTGTTGTAACTACATTACAGGTAGTAAGAAGAACGAAGAAgaaagcagcacagtgtgtgtgtttaagaccCAACCAAAGAATACAAGAAAGAAGCAAAAGGTAGGCACTTCACCAGTTGGACAGTATTTTGGTATCTACCTAACTGTAGCACATTAACAGCTGGCAAAAAGGTGGCTCCAGGTTTATAGGTTGTATACTGTAAAATGCTTAAAATCATCAGACTACAGTTTGTGCCCCTCCCTCACTCACACAACCTTTGTTTAAGGCTCcatgtttttaatgttgtatTGTCAAGTTAACACCTCTACAATAGTCTTACATCAGTGAGATAAGTGAAACAGCTGTGCTTTCTCTAACGAGAGCTCGATTCGAACCTCATCTTTACTGTCTTTGCTTCAAACATGGTTTAAATATGTAGACAATGTTTAAGCATATAgctattactgtatgttatcaCATGTAATCCCAATTCTGTATTTTATTCAGTAAATCTTTATCaaagtttattgtttttttttttattattgtttatatgACAgtcttttcatttaaaacaaatacttgGAGACTCATCCTCTGGACAGGATGTGTCCACTCATAACTGATGCCTTTCTGATATTTTGATTTCAGAACCACCAGTCGTGTTCTGAGAAACTGGATGCACACTCGGTGAAGCCCCAGCCCTTCCTCCAGACCCCTCGCACGTCGttggaggcagcaggaggctccaGCCTCTGCAGTCCAGCTACCTTTAAACCTGTGGTGGGAAGCTCTGGCACATCCAGCTCACCAAGCGGAGTAGCGACGCCGGCGGTGCAGCATCACACTCCATCCGCACCGAGACGTGGAAGGTGTGTGGATGGACACGAGGCCGTCACACCACTCAAGGATCTTTTTAAGACTTTAGACACAACCGTGTTCCACTTTGGGCAATAAAGTTGTAGTTAGTCTTGTGTTAAATGTCTAATATGATGTACTTCAGCACTAGTGATCAAATTGCATAAATAACAGTAGAGCTTGACTCATTCATAAGATTTTATCAGTGTAATGTTCCTGTGTTTCCCTGCTCATATTTTACATCTGTACCTTCACCACAGGACTTGAATGAATCATGTTTATGCATCAAAAATTGGCTTAAATTTTGACACAAACTTTAAATGGGCAGTTTAGCGGCCACTAACACAATGGTCCTAATTAACTGGCAAATAACTAGTATGCTTTTTACTAAAAGGTAATAAGGTTTGTGCATTTTGCATCTATcattatgtaaataattttacacatttttgtatccctagaaaaataaaacaatgcacAGAACACTTGTGGGTGCCTGTTGGTAAAAGTTCTTAGAGCTTCTTAAAACTATACGACTCTAGTCGGATTTGACTATTAAGTGCTGCATGTGCGTATACATGCGTTTAAGGGAAGTGAAATAACTCCTGGCTCCAAGATGGTTACAGTAATGTGCCCTTCAAATCTGTCATTTTGTTGATGCACTTACAAACAATTTGGGTTCAGCTACTTTTATGAATTTAAATGTGTGAATACTTATAATACTTTTAGTCTATGGCAAAGCTTATTAAAGTGAAGTTATTAAAACTGCTGCAAAGCCAAATTTAAAAGGTTCTGTTAGGTGTCACTGTAATGCAGATGAAAAATGAATTAGTTTTACAACTTTGATAAAGAATTCATCTCATTCACATGTACATCATATTTAACCTTCCTTATCGTACTGTAAAAGAAGAAAGTCGACAGACAGGAGCTCATTCATGGTTTTATTGAGTAATTTCAGCTCTGGCCCTTTTCACTCATTTTTACAACATACAGatgctgttttctcagctttgcTTCTGGAAGGGAATCTGTAAAACACAGTTCAGTTCAGGATGCAGTCCCGACTACCTTTGCTTTCACATTAACAGGGAAACTATGCATAAAACCTGCTGTGAGTGGCGCTACAGACCTCGACAACAGCCTCCCGTACGCTGTCCACATCCAGAACGCCACTGGCGCTGTCTTTGTCCACTTGGAAGAAGTTTAGTGTGATGCGGATGGGTGATGATGTGTCTTCCACACAactctgcaaaaacaaacacccTCCTATtattaaaaactgaaactttTTGCTCTTCCAGGCTCTGTATGTCTGTAAATAGGTAAATAGCTATTAATAAATAGAAACTTTACAGTAAAGTCAGTCATCCTTGCCTCTATTCAttgaattaaaatgtgaaaGCATCAACAacgtttaaaattaaaaaaaaaaacatttcgttgtcaactaaaaataaaaaccaaaccTTCCTTTCGGTTTTAGTTGTGAAGATTCTAAATAATTCTTGAATTTAGAACAAACACTTAACATAAATCACAAGATCCTGGCAGATACTTGAACTGTGGTTTCAAAACAAAATTCAAATTGCAAAAATCTCTGGTAGTAAATAATATACCTGAAGGTTGAATAGAATGTGTATGTTTAGTTGTTTGTAACCTTACTGGTATGTGGATGGAGAAGCGTCGGCAGGTGTCTTCATGCCCGATCTCAAGTGTAGCAGTGTGTCTGCTGGCTTCATTGGTTTGACTGAAGAAACCTCGACGTGTTTGCCTCTTTGGATCCACGTCCAGGTCGTACGAGATGTTCAGTCCAACGCTGCCTACTCCTGCAAACACATCAGTGTCAACAGTGTACATCAGACTTCATGACCTCAAAGATAAGTCTGAACATAATATTCTGAACACTATGTTTGAATTCACTTCAGTTATTAATGCCATCTTAAATAAAGGTATTACCTGCTTTGCTCTCTGTCGTTTCTACCCTTTTAAAGCAGAGTGTTAATACACGTTCATCTGTATTGACCAGGCAGCCGTCCTTTCCAATCCTTATTTCTTCAGGCTGAATATAGAGTTGAGGCAGGATATTGAAAACAGGCCTGGACCTGAACAATGAAGAAGAAGACTCAAGACTTGTTTCTTGGCAAATTCATTAGAGAAAGACACTGTTTGGTGCATGAATACAATGTATTATAGGGTCAAGTACCTCAAGACAACAGTTGTGTCCAGTGATCCAATAACGATATGTGGCAGTCCATCCACCTCATGGTCAATGTCTCCATCAATGCTCAGTCCAAAGTATCTCAGTCCGGGTAGAATTTGTTGACCCATAATCTTCTAAAGTACGACAGAAGAGACAAGTGCAGAAACTCTCAGCTTACATACATTAGGCAAACTACATGCATGGCGGAAAATGTTGGTCCCCTCtgttaatgaaaataaaatttacattttgtcattttgtccTGGCCTGTTTTAACaactactttaaaccacaggTTTAACAATTCATTGTTGGATTTTAATACTTTTCTACTGAATACTTTCAATTAAACATCTCATCACTTTGTTCCGTATAAAGGTCAGACAGTCTCATCTTAACCTCATCACTCAAAC encodes the following:
- the LOC114854197 gene encoding uncharacterized protein LOC114854197, with the translated sequence MAFANLFTKLSVISEDVKGPGEAAFTFRNQCGNDGKSNARKRKPKAERSGPYWKKQRYQDHRMETFNTTSYEYSGWKAMHSNWQNTGKEPARIGFTTENNHQHNADHTDKYQKGPNYTTKNKWNVCNSQQRERGKTKKGQKHLNHGKDKRKNTKEDGRHQTRGNLKRGGKHNKGTRMSKDVKVKFVRSMTEEFKEQNALSFGGQLICRHHLWGRCVKGDDCQLAHIQGCNDLLKEACKFYIQGCCTKGESCPYMHKSFPCKFFHSKGKCYQDACCRFSHEPLNEVTKRLLDEVLKRDTEYELASKAEQELSEHPAKADECEITDTNTASDVLTQPVRPNFYNSDQLNAEKEALLHQDDTALNNTEETCPSQLHNSPPRESVQDEPVCYSVEAVLGRQHFKPFPSFITTHLGQDSASPPSSEFTSKSVDQSEVPYSVNAVLRSYKSAENSTMGYTASLPASQTECEEVTEVSPQQDHAALLSQTCSDPTLVSGDQTKQAGEIPDSPKAEQSVSHQVNSGLLHLFLPRAEKSSKSKRDIKEGTLLQDVTCSRGSKGKSLTPKHVTHLRPHVSAQTSVPRASVRPIASSTCLSQSSIGVAVSAEPDTGSDRTADSGNSAPCFVKTAAEPDRTSTRSFLDLFAAPLLPAPVPSQPQAHELASASCSQESNCSVSVSHLTDSRLSAVDSNMSHQRQANIDETSHRPSSPKFTTSPKNKNGKSLNQCEESPVDSTCDPCDSSSPTSYKGSTAAPATNSILKSLFLSLKPYQQDGEPQDGLQLGGPSGSKKNEEESSTVCVFKTQPKNTRKKQKNHQSCSEKLDAHSVKPQPFLQTPRTSLEAAGGSSLCSPATFKPVVGSSGTSSSPSGVATPAVQHHTPSAPRRGRCVDGHEAVTPLKDLFKTLDTTVFHFGQ
- the LOC114854607 gene encoding group XIIB secretory phospholipase A2-like protein isoform X1 — protein: MTRWTLLAPLLLGLFIHSAASQEAEGSATPPPPGPVSDGLQEDEEWGLNSIRGSFEAVSGYFDSMLEFMGGRDGLCQYRCRYGKAPLPRSGYQMPEPDGCSSYFFGLPVPEGMDVGIPAMTKCCNQLDICYDTCGSNKYRCDSKFRWCLHSICSDLKKSLGFVSKVEACESVADTLFNTVWTLGCRPYMNSQRAACYCQGEEKDEL
- the LOC114854607 gene encoding group XIIB secretory phospholipase A2-like protein isoform X2 gives rise to the protein MTDSFVNSAASQEAEGSATPPPPGPVSDGLQEDEEWGLNSIRGSFEAVSGYFDSMLEFMGGRDGLCQYRCRYGKAPLPRSGYQMPEPDGCSSYFFGLPVPEGMDVGIPAMTKCCNQLDICYDTCGSNKYRCDSKFRWCLHSICSDLKKSLGFVSKVEACESVADTLFNTVWTLGCRPYMNSQRAACYCQGEEKDEL